CGACAAGGCCATCGATCAGCTCCGCGATCCGGAGTCCGATCCGGCCGAAGAGGTCAAGGAGCAGGTGTCGAACACGGTCGAGCGCATCGTGCCGGACAGCAAGCCGGCCACGGAGATGCTCAAACCGCTCGGCACCGTGGTGGACGATCCGAAGGAAGCGCTGGATTCGGCCGAGCTCGACCGGACCAGTGTGACCGAGAAGGTCACTGCCGCGGTTCGCGGCAACGGCGCCACCGACCTGACCGGCGGCAATCTGGTCAAGCCCGGCAAGGCCTTCGCCGAGGCCAAGAACGCAGGCGAACAGGTTCGTCAAGCCGTCGCGGACGCCACCGATCAGCTCCGGTCGACGGTGAAGTCCTCGGTCAGCGGTATCACCGAGGTCGACAAGAAGGTGTCCGAGAGCGTGGGCGCCCCGAGCGCTTCGCGTGAGGCCGCCGATTCGGACAAGCCTTCGGCCAAGGTTTCGGCCAAGGCGTCGTCCGATTCGGACGGCTGATGAACCCGGGCGGGCCGACACCGGTCCGGTCTCGTCCGTAGGAGATCGGCCCTTCCGTCAGGGAAGTGGTCCCGAGAGACGGCTCCCACCTGTGGAGCTGTGCTGACAGGCCTGAGCTCGGCTTCCCGGGCTCAGGCCCTCTCGCATGTCCGGCGGTCACGCATCCCGAGGAGAAGTACGTGGATGGAAGAAGACACCTTCTGCGCGGACCGTGACGCCGTCTGGGGTCGCGAGATGCCCGACGGCGAAGGTCTTTACGCCTTCGACCCGGTCGATGTGAGCTTCTGCCCGTACCGGCCCCAACCGGGTGCCGCCTTCGTAGCGAAGGCTCAGCGTTCCCGTCACCGCCGGCCGGCCGGGCTTGTGTGCGGTGGCGCCGAGGACGTGGTCGAGAATCAGGGCGCAGATTCCGCCGTGTACGTGGCCGGCGGGTCCTTCGTAGGCCGCGCCGAGCGTCACATCGGCCCAGACCCGGCCGTCGGGGTCGTGGTGGACCACCAACGGGGGAGCCAGGGCATTGCGTAATCCGATCACTGCGTTGCCCCACACGCGGGATTGCCCATCTGCGGCTGACTGGATACCGAAGGAGCCGGGCATCATCGAGCGGCTGAGTTCATCGGCTACCGCGTCGATCTTCGCCTTGGCGGACGTGATGGTGGCGAGTTCGGCTCGACTCCGGATGGTGGCGTCGACGAGTCGGCGAACGGAATCGGTGAGGGAGGCGTAAAGCACCTCTGGGATATCGGTTTCGCTGTCTACGGACACGGCGTCACCCCGGGATCGGATCGAGCCGCCGGTCGGCGAAGCCACCGTAATCGCCGCGGTAGAACAGCAACGGCTGCCCGCCGTGCGCCGTCAATCCGGTCACGTGGACGACGGCGATGGTGTGGTCGCCCGCACCGTGCTCGAACTCAAGGTCGGCTTCGATGGTGGCCAGTGTCCCTCGCAGCTCCGGGGCGCCATTTGCGGCAGGAGCCCACTCGACACCGGCGAATTTGTCTTCGCTGCTGCGGGCGAACTGCGCACATACCGCTTCCTGGTTGTCGGCCAGGATGTTGATGCACATCCGGCCGCCGGCTCGGATCAGCGGCCAGGTTGACGATCCGCGCGACGGACAGAACGACACATACGGCGGATCCAGCGACACCGAGGTGACCGACTGACAGGTGAAGCCCACGGGTCGTTTCCCGTCGTTACCGGTGATGACGGCGATGCCGGTGCAGAAGTGCCCGAGGACCGCCCTCATGTCTTCGGGCCCTGGTGGCAGATGCGTCGTGGGGTGAGCTGTCGCGGCGTGCTCGAGGCTCATCGGTCTCCGTCCCTCGTGTGGTCTCTTCACCAGACTCGGCCAGACGAAGGTCGTGGGCAATGGGGTCTCCCGGCCAGCGGTTGGTGCCCAGTGGCCCCGTGACCTGGGTTGTTACGCTTGGGCCATGGATGATCCCGAGCACACAGCCAAGCCGGCGCTGGCCGCGAACAGCTGGGCGCTGCTCGGGTTGCTGTCTTACGAGCAGGAACTCTCCGGCTACGACATCCGCAAGTGGCTCCACTGGAGCATGCGCTACTACCACGGAAGCCCCGCTTACAGCCAGATCTACTCCGATCTGAAGAGGCTGGAAAAGATGGGTTACCTGACGTCGCGGGTGGACGGCACCGGCACGCGAAATCGCCGTCTCTACAAGATCACCCAGTCCGGCCTAGACGCCGTCACCCGGTGGGCTCGCGAGACCCCGCCGGATCCGCCGTCGTTGAAGCACCCGGCGCTCATGCGGGTGACGATGGGCCACCTCAGTGACCCCGCCACGCTGAAGCAGATGCTCCAGGAGCATCTTGCCTACGTCGATGAGATGCAACGCGACGCCGCCAAGGAAGCCCGTTGGGCCGGGGTCGATCCGGCGTGGGCATACGCCAAGATCGCGTTGGACTGGGCGGAACGCTACTACGCGTCGGAGCGGGAACTCACCTTGCAACTGATCAAGGATCTCGATCAGGCTGAGGCCAACTTCCCGAAAGTTGGTGAAGCCGCCAAGATCCCATGGCCAGATCCGGCATATTGGTATGAAATCGAGAGGAAAGCCGACGCCGAAGACGTCGACTGACCTTCGATCACGATTGTTCTGCCGCGCCTACCTGCCAGCCGCATCGCGAGCGGCGATGTATCCGTAGACCAAACCCTGGGCGATGGTCGCGCCGGCGCCGGGATAGGTGTGGCCGAAGGCGTTGGCAGCGGTGTTGCCGATCGCATACAGCCCGTCGATGACGGTGCCGTCTTCGCGAAGCACGCGGGCGCGGTCGTCGGCTCGTAGACCGCCGCACGTACCGAGGTCGCTGAGCACCATCTTGACCGCGTAGAACGGGCCTTTGACCAGCGGTCGCAGGTTCGGATTGGGTGTGACCGTGGGATCGCCGTAATAACGGTCATAGGCACTGCGGCCGCGCTCGAAGTCGGGATCCTCGCCGGCGAAGGCATTTTCGTTGAACCGGGCCACGGTTGCCGCTAAATCGTCGACCCGAACGTGCATCTTGGTCGCCAGTTCATCGAAGCCGTTTGCCTTGACCGCGATTCCGGCGTCGAACCACGTCTGCGGGATGGGCATGCGGGGAAACAGCTCGGCGGCGAAGACATAGCTGTTGCGGTACTGCTGATCGAAGACGATCCACATGCTTTCCACCGGTGTACCGGCTTTTTCGAGATCCAGGATGCGTTGCCCGAAGCTCATGTAGTCCGCCGATTCATTGGCGAACCGGTGACCGTTCTGGTCGACGATGAACGACCCGGGCAGTGACCGCTCGGCGAGCATCACCGCGGGCGCGGCCCCCGGCAGCGGGGCGACGGCCGGGAACCACCAGGATTGATCCATCGAAGCGATGTCGGCACCGACATCCTGCCCGAGCCGGATGGCGTCCCCGGTGTTGGATTCCGCGCCCAGGCTGAGATTGCGCCCGAGGGACTCGGATTGGAACTTCCATCGCATGTCCATGTCGTGGTCGAAGCCGCCGGCGGCGAGCACCACACCGCGGCGGGCGGTGACGGTGAACGACTCGTCGCCATGTTCGACGACCGCCCCGGTCACTCGGTCGCCCTCGGTGACCAGTTCGGTGAGGGACGTGTCGAGCCAGATCGGGATCCCGGCGCGAATCGCCCCCGCGAACAATCCCGCCGCCAGTGCCTGTCCGCCGGCGGCGTAACGCCTTCCGAGCGCCAGACCGCCGATGCCTTGTGCGAGCCGCTTGACGACGGTGGGCAGACCCTTGCGGGGTACCCGGCTCATCAGGTTCAGCCAGCGGTAATCCGCACCGGTGGTCGGCATCGGGATGCTGACTTCCATGACCCCGGGCCGCAGATCGGGCAGGTATTCACCCAGGATCGCGGTGTTGAGCGGGCGGCATTCGCACGTGCGTCCCGCCGCCGATCCGCCAGGTGCCTCGGGGTGATAGTCGGAGTAATCCTTGGCCCAGAAGAGTTTCATCGGTGTGGTGCGACGCAACATCTCCACCGTGGCCCGGAGGTTGTCGAGATACGCCACGGAACGTTCCCGCGGAGCGGAATCGGCGACAACGGATTCCAGATAGGTACGGGCGCGCTGGACCGGGTCATTGCCGCCGCATTCCTCGACCACCGGGCTGGACGGCAGCCAGATGGCACCACCTGATCGGGCCGTCGAACCGCCGACATAGGAGGACTTCTCGACGACGAGTACCGACAATCCCCGCTCGTGGGCTGCCAGGGCAGCGGCGAGCCCGGTACCGGAGCCCACGACGAGAAGGTCTACTTCGGTCGTGGCGATGGTGAGGCCGGCAGGGATGGTCTTGTGGCTGGTGGCGGTCACAACCGACGACGATAAGGCGGTGAGCGGCATTGTTGATT
The genomic region above belongs to Mycolicibacterium sp. HK-90 and contains:
- a CDS encoding PaaI family thioesterase, encoding MSVDSETDIPEVLYASLTDSVRRLVDATIRSRAELATITSAKAKIDAVADELSRSMMPGSFGIQSAADGQSRVWGNAVIGLRNALAPPLVVHHDPDGRVWADVTLGAAYEGPAGHVHGGICALILDHVLGATAHKPGRPAVTGTLSLRYEGGTRLGPVRAEAHIDRVEGVKTFAVGHLATPDGVTVRAEGVFFHPRTSPRDA
- a CDS encoding 3-ketosteroid-delta-1-dehydrogenase, with amino-acid sequence MTATSHKTIPAGLTIATTEVDLLVVGSGTGLAAALAAHERGLSVLVVEKSSYVGGSTARSGGAIWLPSSPVVEECGGNDPVQRARTYLESVVADSAPRERSVAYLDNLRATVEMLRRTTPMKLFWAKDYSDYHPEAPGGSAAGRTCECRPLNTAILGEYLPDLRPGVMEVSIPMPTTGADYRWLNLMSRVPRKGLPTVVKRLAQGIGGLALGRRYAAGGQALAAGLFAGAIRAGIPIWLDTSLTELVTEGDRVTGAVVEHGDESFTVTARRGVVLAAGGFDHDMDMRWKFQSESLGRNLSLGAESNTGDAIRLGQDVGADIASMDQSWWFPAVAPLPGAAPAVMLAERSLPGSFIVDQNGHRFANESADYMSFGQRILDLEKAGTPVESMWIVFDQQYRNSYVFAAELFPRMPIPQTWFDAGIAVKANGFDELATKMHVRVDDLAATVARFNENAFAGEDPDFERGRSAYDRYYGDPTVTPNPNLRPLVKGPFYAVKMVLSDLGTCGGLRADDRARVLREDGTVIDGLYAIGNTAANAFGHTYPGAGATIAQGLVYGYIAARDAAGR
- a CDS encoding flavin reductase family protein, coding for MRAVLGHFCTGIAVITGNDGKRPVGFTCQSVTSVSLDPPYVSFCPSRGSSTWPLIRAGGRMCINILADNQEAVCAQFARSSEDKFAGVEWAPAANGAPELRGTLATIEADLEFEHGAGDHTIAVVHVTGLTAHGGQPLLFYRGDYGGFADRRLDPIPG
- a CDS encoding PadR family transcriptional regulator, which produces MDDPEHTAKPALAANSWALLGLLSYEQELSGYDIRKWLHWSMRYYHGSPAYSQIYSDLKRLEKMGYLTSRVDGTGTRNRRLYKITQSGLDAVTRWARETPPDPPSLKHPALMRVTMGHLSDPATLKQMLQEHLAYVDEMQRDAAKEARWAGVDPAWAYAKIALDWAERYYASERELTLQLIKDLDQAEANFPKVGEAAKIPWPDPAYWYEIERKADAEDVD